A section of the Roseivirga sp. BDSF3-8 genome encodes:
- a CDS encoding carbonic anhydrase, translating into MVNSSEALKLLKEGNKSYREGKSAFPNTDVARRDSVVGSQEPFAVIIGCADSRVVPELVFDTGIGDLFVIRVAGNIIDDAVTASIEYAVSNLGTKLVVVLGHESCGAVTAAVNEVKGGHLDALTKAIRPAVETASKQDGDKVDNAIRQNAVNMTNLLRNSEPVIKDMVENKGVEVVPAYYSLSTGEVEFINVDQNHVVA; encoded by the coding sequence ATGGTAAACAGCAGTGAAGCCCTGAAATTACTTAAGGAAGGAAATAAATCTTACAGAGAAGGAAAGTCGGCATTCCCTAACACCGACGTGGCCCGCCGCGACAGTGTGGTGGGTAGTCAGGAGCCCTTTGCTGTCATCATCGGATGTGCCGATAGCCGGGTGGTACCAGAGCTGGTGTTTGATACCGGCATAGGTGACCTGTTCGTGATCCGAGTGGCGGGTAATATTATAGATGATGCCGTTACCGCAAGTATCGAGTATGCCGTGAGCAACCTGGGCACCAAGCTGGTAGTCGTGCTGGGGCACGAAAGCTGCGGCGCCGTTACCGCTGCGGTAAATGAGGTGAAAGGAGGCCACCTGGATGCCCTTACTAAAGCCATAAGGCCGGCAGTGGAAACAGCCAGCAAGCAGGACGGTGATAAGGTAGACAACGCCATTCGCCAGAATGCCGTGAATATGACCAACCTGCTCCGCAATAGCGAACCGGTGATAAAGGACATGGTGGAAAACAAAGGTGTGGAAGTCGTACCCGCTTACTACTCACTCTCTACAGGTGAGGTAGAGTTCATCAATGTAGACCAAAATCACGTAGTAGCCTGA
- a CDS encoding VOC family protein — MNLNQVTVPSRDLSISVPFYQSLGLILIVRSLPHYARFECPDGGSTFSIHQVDELPQGEGVYVYFECEDLDERVHSLTEQGITFDEMPEDRRWLWREARLRDPDGNRIILFYGGENRKNPPWRVSE, encoded by the coding sequence ATGAACCTGAACCAGGTAACTGTACCTTCCCGCGACCTCAGTATCTCCGTACCATTTTATCAATCACTGGGTCTCATACTCATTGTTCGCTCCCTGCCGCACTATGCCCGCTTTGAATGTCCTGACGGAGGATCTACTTTTTCCATACACCAGGTAGATGAGCTACCGCAGGGCGAGGGGGTTTATGTCTACTTCGAATGTGAGGACCTGGACGAGAGGGTCCATAGCCTGACTGAGCAAGGCATTACTTTTGACGAAATGCCGGAAGACAGGCGCTGGCTGTGGCGGGAAGCACGGCTGAGGGATCCGGATGGCAACCGTATCATCTTGTTTTATGGCGGGGAGAATAGAAAAAACCCTCCGTGGAGGGTTTCTGAATAA
- a CDS encoding Gfo/Idh/MocA family protein, which produces MKRQILRMGMIGGGPGSFIGAIHRTAAQMDSLVQLVCGTFSSKIEKSQEMGRELSLSPNRIYRDYEEMIRRESELPADERMDFVSIVTPNHVHFAPAAAALRAGFHVVLDKPMTLTLEESRELAKIIDETNMFFCLTHTYTGYPMVKQARQMVLNGDFGKIRKVYVEYPQGWLSTPLEQEGNKQAGWRTDPSKSGKGGAMGDIGTHAFNLAEYASGLKVSHLCADLHTKVPNRVLDDDGAMLLRFENGASGVLMATQIAAGEENNIKVRVYGEKGGLEWQQEDPNTLQVKWLDKPKQIYRTGTPYVSSYASANARTPAGHPEGYLEAFANHYRNFSRSLLARLNGEEPEKEWLDYPGTEDGLRGMAFVELAVENSKQGQKWTEFKV; this is translated from the coding sequence ATGAAAAGGCAAATACTTCGCATGGGAATGATCGGAGGTGGCCCGGGGTCTTTTATCGGAGCCATTCACCGTACCGCAGCACAAATGGACAGCCTGGTGCAACTGGTGTGCGGCACCTTTAGCAGCAAAATTGAAAAGTCACAGGAGATGGGACGTGAACTCAGCCTCTCCCCTAACCGCATATACCGGGACTATGAAGAAATGATCAGGCGGGAAAGTGAGTTGCCTGCCGATGAGCGGATGGATTTCGTAAGCATTGTAACGCCCAACCATGTGCACTTTGCCCCCGCAGCGGCTGCCCTCAGAGCCGGCTTTCATGTCGTGCTGGATAAGCCCATGACCCTCACCCTGGAGGAATCCAGAGAGCTGGCGAAGATCATCGATGAAACCAATATGTTTTTCTGCCTTACGCATACCTATACAGGTTACCCCATGGTAAAGCAGGCCCGGCAGATGGTACTGAACGGTGACTTTGGGAAGATTAGAAAGGTGTATGTCGAATACCCCCAGGGCTGGCTTAGTACCCCCCTCGAGCAGGAAGGCAATAAACAGGCCGGCTGGCGCACAGACCCGTCAAAAAGCGGCAAAGGCGGCGCCATGGGGGACATAGGCACCCATGCCTTTAACCTCGCAGAGTATGCCAGTGGCCTTAAAGTAAGCCATCTATGTGCAGACCTGCATACCAAAGTGCCCAACCGCGTGCTGGATGATGATGGCGCCATGCTCCTTCGCTTTGAGAACGGTGCCAGTGGTGTACTAATGGCTACCCAAATAGCTGCCGGTGAAGAAAATAATATTAAAGTACGCGTATACGGAGAGAAAGGAGGCCTGGAGTGGCAGCAGGAAGACCCCAATACCCTGCAGGTAAAGTGGCTGGATAAGCCCAAGCAAATCTACCGCACAGGTACCCCCTATGTGTCCTCCTACGCTTCAGCGAATGCCCGCACCCCCGCCGGCCACCCTGAGGGGTACCTCGAAGCTTTTGCAAACCACTACCGCAACTTTTCCCGCTCCCTCCTCGCCCGTCTCAATGGCGAGGAGCCCGAAAAGGAATGGCTGGACTATCCCGGCACCGAAGACGGCCTGCGTGGCATGGCCTTTGTCGAGCTCGCGGTGGAGAACAGCAAGCAGGGCCAAAAGTGGACGGAATTCAAGGTGTGA
- a CDS encoding GMC oxidoreductase, which translates to MAATEYDAIVIGSGISGGWAAKELTEKGMKTLLLERGKNIEHIKDYESARKNPWDIPHRGKVPQEMIKEHPVLRRDYVLNEQNPGFWVHEKESPYVEEKPFDWYRGYHVGGRSLMWGRQSYRLSPMDFEANAKDGIAVDWPIRYEDVAPWYDKVERFSGINGSRENLPQLPDGEFLPPMEMTCVEKDVAKRIRDHYNDARRMIIGRSANLTAPLEGRYQCQYRNKCWLGCPFGAYFSTQSSTLPAAMKTGNLTLRPWAIVTRILYDKDTQKATGVEILDAIEEKTYHYKAKVVFVCASALNSAWVLMNSATDIWPEGLGSSSGELGHNVMDHHFRVGAEGDVEGYEDKYYYGRRPNGIYIPRYRNLNGNDRPYIRGFGYQGSANRSNWQRDIAELGIGEDLKNALTEPGPWNMGITAFGEILPYHENKISLSKTETDKWGLPVLVMDCDIKDNEKKMRVDMMNDAAEMLEAAGLKNVSTFDRGYTIGQGIHEMGTARMGRDPKTSVLNEYNQVWEAKNVYVTDGACMTSGACQNPSLTYMALTARAVDHAFEELKRGNI; encoded by the coding sequence ATGGCAGCTACGGAATATGACGCGATCGTAATAGGTTCCGGTATCAGCGGCGGGTGGGCCGCAAAGGAACTGACTGAAAAGGGTATGAAGACCCTCCTGCTTGAAAGGGGCAAAAACATCGAGCACATCAAAGATTATGAAAGTGCCCGTAAAAACCCGTGGGATATTCCCCACCGTGGCAAGGTGCCGCAGGAAATGATAAAGGAGCATCCGGTACTCAGGCGGGACTATGTGCTTAATGAGCAAAACCCTGGCTTTTGGGTACATGAAAAGGAAAGCCCTTATGTGGAGGAAAAGCCCTTTGACTGGTACCGCGGCTATCATGTAGGAGGCCGGTCGCTAATGTGGGGGCGGCAGAGCTACCGCCTGAGTCCGATGGACTTCGAGGCTAATGCTAAAGACGGCATAGCAGTGGACTGGCCTATCCGGTATGAGGATGTGGCCCCCTGGTATGATAAGGTGGAGCGCTTCTCGGGTATAAACGGCTCCAGGGAAAACCTGCCACAGTTGCCTGATGGCGAGTTTCTGCCGCCGATGGAAATGACCTGCGTGGAGAAGGACGTAGCCAAACGCATCCGTGACCACTACAATGATGCACGCCGCATGATCATAGGCCGCTCGGCTAATCTGACGGCTCCGCTGGAGGGGCGCTACCAGTGTCAGTACCGGAATAAGTGCTGGCTGGGGTGTCCTTTTGGTGCTTACTTCAGTACGCAAAGCTCGACCTTACCGGCTGCTATGAAGACGGGCAACCTTACCCTGCGCCCCTGGGCTATTGTAACACGTATCTTATATGATAAGGACACGCAAAAGGCCACCGGGGTGGAGATACTGGATGCGATAGAGGAGAAAACGTACCATTATAAAGCAAAGGTGGTTTTCGTGTGTGCTTCGGCGCTCAACTCAGCCTGGGTGCTGATGAACTCGGCTACGGACATCTGGCCTGAAGGGCTTGGCAGCAGCTCCGGCGAGCTGGGGCATAATGTGATGGACCACCACTTTCGCGTGGGTGCGGAAGGGGATGTGGAAGGCTATGAGGATAAGTACTACTACGGCCGCCGACCTAATGGCATATACATACCCCGATACCGAAACCTTAATGGCAATGACCGGCCGTACATCCGGGGCTTTGGCTACCAGGGCAGTGCGAACCGGAGCAACTGGCAGCGCGACATCGCGGAGCTGGGCATAGGGGAGGACCTTAAGAATGCGCTGACTGAACCGGGGCCGTGGAATATGGGTATCACGGCTTTTGGTGAGATTCTTCCTTACCATGAGAATAAAATATCACTCAGCAAAACCGAGACGGATAAGTGGGGCCTGCCTGTGCTGGTAATGGACTGCGACATCAAGGATAATGAGAAGAAAATGCGGGTGGATATGATGAACGATGCGGCCGAAATGCTGGAAGCCGCCGGGTTAAAGAACGTATCTACCTTTGACAGGGGCTACACCATAGGGCAGGGCATCCATGAAATGGGCACGGCTCGTATGGGCCGTGACCCTAAGACCTCGGTACTGAATGAGTATAACCAGGTATGGGAAGCAAAGAACGTATACGTGACAGACGGGGCGTGTATGACCTCGGGGGCGTGCCAGAACCCTTCGCTTACATACATGGCGCTCACGGCGAGGGCTGTGGACCATGCTTTTGAAGAACTTAAAAGAGGAAACATATGA
- a CDS encoding hydroxypyruvate isomerase family protein, with product MKGESRRTSLKKLAAGGAALALMPAWGVEALAETSQSYVTSAPTPYRHSVCRWTFGSMSLNRLCKEVKSMGAQAIDLVGPDDWDTLKKHGLDSSMCNGAELNLTDGWADTTHHADLVKNYRDMIPRVAEAGYRNLICFSGNRRSLSEEEGLQNCVRGLGEVLPLAEQYGVVLHMELLNSKVDHPDYMADHTAWGVDLCRRLDSEHFKLLYDIYHMQIMEGDVIRTLRDSQLHIGHYHTAGVPGRNEPDEGQELYYPAIMKAIADTGFKGYVAQEFIPKEKNNLVSLKKAFATCGLG from the coding sequence ATGAAAGGGGAAAGCAGGCGCACATCATTGAAAAAACTGGCAGCAGGGGGTGCGGCGCTGGCACTTATGCCTGCCTGGGGTGTAGAAGCGCTTGCAGAAACGTCTCAGAGCTATGTCACCAGCGCTCCCACTCCCTACAGGCACTCGGTGTGCCGCTGGACCTTTGGCAGTATGTCGCTCAACAGGCTTTGCAAAGAAGTCAAAAGCATGGGTGCCCAGGCAATAGACCTGGTGGGCCCGGATGACTGGGACACGCTAAAGAAACACGGCCTGGACTCGAGCATGTGTAACGGGGCAGAACTTAACCTGACGGATGGGTGGGCGGACACGACGCACCATGCTGACCTGGTGAAAAACTACCGGGACATGATACCCCGGGTGGCAGAGGCGGGATATAGGAACCTGATATGCTTTAGTGGCAACCGGCGTAGCCTGAGCGAAGAGGAGGGCCTGCAGAATTGTGTGAGAGGCCTAGGCGAGGTGCTGCCCCTGGCGGAGCAATACGGTGTGGTACTGCACATGGAGCTGCTGAACAGTAAGGTAGACCACCCGGACTACATGGCGGATCATACGGCCTGGGGTGTAGACCTGTGCCGGCGGCTGGACAGCGAGCACTTTAAGCTGCTGTACGACATCTACCATATGCAGATAATGGAGGGGGACGTGATCCGTACCCTTCGTGATAGCCAGCTACACATAGGGCACTACCACACGGCGGGGGTGCCGGGCCGCAATGAGCCGGACGAGGGGCAGGAGCTATACTACCCTGCCATCATGAAGGCCATAGCGGATACAGGATTTAAAGGCTATGTGGCTCAGGAATTTATTCCTAAAGAAAAAAACAATCTGGTCTCGCTGAAGAAGGCTTTTGCCACCTGCGGACTGGGGTAA
- a CDS encoding sugar MFS transporter produces the protein MLSSQRSKLFFASCLALLVTSLSFGIRAGLLNQWEAEFQLSGVQLANIAATAFWSFPLAVIIGGMLVDAIGMKKILMLAFFFHLVGIVMTIFSTGYWTLFISTLLIGIANGTVEAACNPLVASLYPDNKTTKLNHFHLWFPAGIVIGSLVVFFFNKLGIGWQWQMAVMILPTLAYGHLFFYQELPVTERVAIGVSSREMYRSLLNPLFIFMVICMFGTAITELFVNQWSPLLLSNVTENPILLLMLTTGVMVIGRGLAGPVAKKISTTGMLLASAIISFLGLYLIANTTGAAIFAGALVFGIGVCYFWPTMIGFVAEYLPRTGAVGISLIGGAGMFAVSIYTMFMGGFYDRLVLTRLPAGANLDIYKNAQEGTEMATQYLAARSAAGPEVLNATLIIPGILILAFAGLFVYMRTVYRRKDASKENPIQV, from the coding sequence ATGCTATCCTCCCAAAGATCCAAGTTATTTTTTGCCAGTTGCCTCGCCTTACTTGTTACCTCGCTCTCCTTCGGCATTCGTGCCGGCCTGCTTAACCAGTGGGAAGCGGAGTTTCAGCTCTCGGGCGTACAATTGGCTAATATCGCTGCCACTGCATTCTGGAGTTTTCCCCTCGCCGTTATTATCGGTGGCATGCTGGTGGATGCCATCGGCATGAAAAAGATCCTGATGCTGGCCTTCTTTTTTCACCTGGTGGGCATTGTGATGACTATTTTCAGTACAGGCTACTGGACACTCTTTATTTCCACATTACTTATAGGAATTGCCAACGGCACCGTGGAGGCGGCCTGTAACCCTCTGGTGGCTTCTCTCTATCCTGATAATAAAACTACCAAGCTCAACCACTTTCACCTGTGGTTTCCGGCGGGTATAGTTATCGGTTCTCTGGTTGTCTTTTTCTTCAACAAATTGGGCATTGGCTGGCAATGGCAAATGGCGGTCATGATACTACCTACACTAGCCTACGGGCATCTGTTCTTTTACCAGGAGCTACCCGTCACCGAGCGTGTGGCTATTGGTGTCTCATCCAGGGAGATGTACCGGTCTTTGCTTAACCCGCTATTTATCTTTATGGTAATCTGCATGTTCGGCACGGCGATTACTGAGCTGTTTGTGAACCAGTGGAGCCCTCTTTTGCTAAGTAATGTTACGGAAAACCCTATCCTGTTGCTTATGCTGACTACGGGGGTAATGGTGATCGGGCGTGGCCTGGCAGGGCCGGTAGCGAAAAAAATCTCTACTACGGGCATGCTTCTGGCGTCGGCTATCATTTCTTTTCTGGGGCTTTATCTCATCGCTAATACGACGGGAGCGGCTATTTTTGCCGGTGCGCTGGTATTCGGTATCGGCGTGTGTTACTTCTGGCCCACCATGATCGGCTTCGTAGCCGAGTACCTGCCCAGGACCGGGGCTGTAGGGATCAGCCTTATTGGTGGGGCCGGTATGTTTGCGGTATCTATCTATACGATGTTCATGGGCGGGTTTTACGACCGGCTGGTGCTTACGCGCCTACCGGCAGGCGCCAACCTGGATATCTACAAAAATGCACAGGAGGGCACTGAGATGGCCACGCAATACCTGGCCGCCCGCAGTGCTGCCGGCCCGGAAGTGCTGAATGCCACGCTCATCATACCCGGTATTCTCATTCTTGCCTTTGCGGGGCTCTTTGTCTACATGCGTACCGTATACCGCCGCAAGGATGCTTCGAAGGAAAACCCCATTCAGGTATGA
- a CDS encoding gluconate 2-dehydrogenase subunit 3 family protein produces the protein MKRREAIRVMSLWSAGAIVATELILTGCDDGPENTAANTEKKEDTGPKFEERDLAMLNEIGETIIPKTDTPGAKAVGIGSFIAMMVRDCYEPDEQQVFMSGLQKIRDGFEEQHDKIFMLGTPEEKLAFLNGINEEMAEAAKKRKAMPGKNEEKPPIHYFKMMKELTVLGYFSSQVGATEALRYIETPGRYDGCTDYEKGDRAWAV, from the coding sequence ATGAAAAGGAGAGAAGCTATCCGGGTCATGTCCCTCTGGTCTGCCGGGGCTATCGTAGCTACGGAGCTCATCCTTACGGGCTGTGATGACGGTCCGGAAAACACGGCTGCGAACACCGAAAAAAAGGAGGACACCGGACCGAAATTTGAAGAACGTGACCTGGCGATGCTGAATGAAATAGGGGAGACGATCATCCCTAAGACGGACACACCGGGAGCAAAGGCCGTAGGCATCGGCAGCTTTATCGCTATGATGGTGCGGGACTGCTATGAACCGGATGAGCAGCAGGTGTTTATGAGTGGTCTGCAGAAGATCCGGGACGGTTTTGAAGAGCAGCATGATAAGATCTTTATGTTAGGCACTCCGGAGGAAAAGCTGGCTTTCCTTAACGGGATAAATGAGGAAATGGCGGAAGCGGCAAAAAAACGTAAGGCTATGCCTGGCAAAAATGAGGAAAAGCCTCCGATCCACTATTTTAAAATGATGAAGGAGCTGACTGTACTGGGCTACTTTTCATCTCAAGTAGGCGCTACGGAAGCCCTTCGCTACATAGAAACGCCGGGCCGCTACGATGGCTGCACGGATTATGAAAAAGGCGACCGCGCCTGGGCCGTATAA
- a CDS encoding sugar phosphate isomerase/epimerase family protein, whose product MKRTDRRTFLKIGGYALGGVALGGLMAPLYSCENKSGNSADNTADSTATDSADAVAMSAIAPFGIQLWTVKEAMAEDPKGTLEKLASYGYKQIESFDGEQGMWWGMSHTDFAAYIQDLGMKVVASHCNFKENAEQKAAQAAEIGLAYLVDPWEGPQEDLAAYRKLAEDFNRYGKICQDAGLGFAYHNHDYSFKEIEGEVPHKLFMEETDPELVDFEMDIYWVVTAGEDPVKWLRDYPGRWKLCHIKDRMKSAPESEAQASTQLGTGMIDYGNILKAAQDNGMEYYIVEQERFDGSSPLESSKENAEFMADFKI is encoded by the coding sequence ATGAAGAGAACCGACAGAAGAACCTTTTTGAAAATAGGGGGCTATGCGCTGGGTGGCGTTGCCCTGGGGGGACTGATGGCTCCGCTTTACAGTTGTGAAAATAAGAGCGGTAATAGCGCTGATAACACAGCGGATTCGACTGCGACAGACTCGGCTGATGCGGTCGCTATGAGCGCGATAGCGCCTTTTGGTATACAATTATGGACGGTAAAGGAAGCGATGGCAGAGGACCCGAAAGGAACACTGGAAAAGCTGGCCTCATACGGATACAAGCAGATCGAAAGTTTTGACGGTGAGCAGGGTATGTGGTGGGGCATGAGCCATACGGACTTTGCTGCGTACATTCAGGACCTGGGCATGAAGGTGGTGGCGAGCCACTGTAATTTTAAAGAAAATGCGGAGCAAAAAGCGGCCCAGGCAGCTGAGATAGGACTAGCTTACCTGGTAGATCCCTGGGAGGGTCCACAGGAGGACCTGGCCGCTTACCGTAAGCTGGCGGAAGACTTTAACCGCTATGGAAAGATATGTCAGGATGCGGGCCTTGGTTTTGCTTATCATAACCACGACTATTCATTTAAAGAAATAGAGGGAGAGGTTCCTCATAAGCTGTTTATGGAAGAGACGGATCCGGAGCTGGTGGACTTTGAGATGGACATCTACTGGGTGGTGACGGCCGGTGAAGATCCGGTGAAGTGGCTACGCGACTACCCGGGCCGCTGGAAGCTGTGCCATATTAAAGACCGTATGAAAAGCGCCCCGGAAAGTGAAGCGCAGGCAAGCACGCAGCTGGGCACGGGCATGATCGACTACGGGAACATCCTGAAAGCGGCTCAGGATAATGGCATGGAATACTACATTGTAGAGCAGGAACGCTTTGATGGCAGCTCTCCGCTGGAAAGTAGCAAGGAGAATGCTGAGTTTATGGCAGATTTTAAGATATAA